The following are encoded in a window of Arthrobacter antioxidans genomic DNA:
- the leuA gene encoding 2-isopropylmalate synthase produces MRNAQKTSGMPFGKYRPFQDQITVELPDRTWPDRVITTAPRWCAVDLRDGNQALIDPMNPERKHKMFDLLVRMGFKEIEVGFPSASQTDFDFVRQLVEGDRIPDDVTIQVLTQSREHLIERTYASLEGADRAIVHLYNSTSVLQRRVVFDQDQDGIIDLALQGARLCRKFEENMGSTAITYEYSPESFTGTELEFAARISNEVSAVFEASADRQMILNLPATVEMATPNVYADSIEWMSRNLTDRDSIILSLHPHNDRGTGVAAAELGYLAGADRIEGCLFGNGERTGNVDLVTLGMNLFSQGIDPEIDFSDMDSIRRTAEYCNQLSVPERSPYGGDLVFTAFSGSHQDAIKKGFESMERDAAAAGVGVDDLPWAVPYLPIDPKDIGRSYEAVIRVNSQSGKGGVAYLLKHEHSLDLPRRAQIEFSGVIQRRTETQGGEVSGAQLWSVFQDEYLPTRTEGGAEAWGHYELTSVNTDTAEDGSFKLVMTLLVDGLQQRKAAQGNGPIDALLTILGQDGVDVRVLDYTEHALSSGGNARAAAYVECAVGERVLWGVGIDANTTMAALKAVVSAVNRAIRDAV; encoded by the coding sequence ATGCGAAACGCACAGAAGACCTCCGGTATGCCGTTCGGCAAGTACCGTCCCTTCCAGGACCAGATCACCGTCGAGCTCCCCGACCGGACGTGGCCGGACCGCGTCATCACGACGGCGCCCCGCTGGTGCGCCGTCGACCTCCGGGACGGCAACCAGGCCCTGATCGACCCGATGAACCCCGAGCGCAAGCACAAGATGTTCGACCTCCTCGTCCGGATGGGCTTCAAGGAGATCGAGGTGGGCTTCCCGTCGGCGTCGCAGACCGACTTCGACTTCGTCCGCCAGCTCGTCGAAGGCGACCGCATCCCCGACGACGTCACCATCCAGGTCCTGACGCAGTCGCGTGAACACCTGATCGAGCGGACCTACGCGTCCCTCGAGGGGGCGGACCGCGCGATCGTGCACCTCTACAACTCGACGTCCGTGCTGCAGCGGCGCGTCGTGTTCGACCAGGACCAGGACGGCATCATCGACCTCGCCCTCCAGGGCGCCCGGCTGTGCCGCAAGTTCGAGGAGAACATGGGCAGCACGGCGATCACCTACGAGTACTCCCCGGAATCGTTCACGGGGACGGAGCTCGAATTCGCCGCCCGCATCAGCAACGAGGTGTCGGCCGTGTTCGAGGCCTCCGCCGACCGGCAGATGATCCTCAACCTGCCGGCCACCGTCGAGATGGCGACGCCGAACGTGTACGCGGACTCCATCGAGTGGATGAGCCGCAACCTCACGGACCGGGACAGCATCATCCTGTCGCTGCACCCCCACAACGATCGCGGCACCGGGGTGGCCGCGGCGGAGCTCGGCTACCTGGCCGGCGCCGACCGCATCGAGGGATGCCTCTTCGGCAACGGCGAGCGGACCGGCAACGTGGACCTGGTGACGCTCGGGATGAACCTCTTCAGCCAGGGGATCGACCCGGAGATCGACTTCTCCGACATGGACTCGATCCGCCGCACCGCAGAGTACTGCAACCAGCTCAGCGTGCCCGAGCGTTCCCCCTACGGTGGGGACCTCGTCTTCACCGCCTTCTCCGGCTCCCACCAGGACGCCATCAAGAAGGGCTTCGAGAGCATGGAGCGCGACGCCGCGGCGGCCGGCGTCGGTGTCGACGACCTCCCGTGGGCCGTCCCGTACCTGCCGATCGACCCGAAGGACATCGGCCGGTCCTACGAGGCCGTCATCCGGGTGAACTCGCAGTCCGGCAAGGGCGGTGTGGCGTACCTGCTCAAGCACGAGCACAGCCTCGACCTGCCGCGCCGCGCGCAGATCGAGTTCTCCGGCGTCATCCAGCGCCGTACGGAGACCCAGGGTGGCGAGGTCAGCGGTGCCCAGCTGTGGTCGGTCTTCCAGGACGAGTACCTGCCCACGCGCACCGAGGGCGGCGCGGAGGCCTGGGGCCACTACGAACTCACCTCCGTCAACACGGATACGGCCGAGGACGGCTCGTTCAAGCTGGTCATGACGCTCCTGGTGGACGGCCTGCAGCAGCGGAAGGCGGCCCAGGGCAACGGCCCGATCGATGCCCTGCTCACCATCCTCGGCCAGGACGGCGTGGACGTCCGTGTCCTCGACTACACCGAGCACGCCCTGTCCTCCGGCGGCAACGCGCGCGCCGCCGCGTACGTGGAGTGCGCCGTCGGCGAACGGGTGCTCTGGGGCGTCGGTATCGACGCGAACACCACCATGGCCGCGCTCAAGGCCGTCGTCTCGGCGGTCAACCGGGCCATCCGCGACGCCGTCTGA